A stretch of DNA from Sebastes umbrosus isolate fSebUmb1 chromosome 14, fSebUmb1.pri, whole genome shotgun sequence:
TAGAGATGACCATGTGGAAATAACACATAACACCTTTTTCCACCAGGACATCCACAGAAAGCGTATGGAGAAGGACTTACTGGAGCTGCATACTCTGATTGACGTCCACTTTGATCAGAGGAAGAAGGATGAGGAAGAACTCATCGGCCTCAAGGACCGAATTGTAAGTTCACTTAAGGGCCCTTTCACACCTACCTCGTTTGGTCCGGCCtttcagacttttcagtgtGATCCGAACCAAAATTACAGTTATGAAACCACCAGAGGTACCCCACCTTTTTGGTTTGTCCTCCCTTACAGTGTATAGTCTGGGCTCCTTGTTGTCATGTTGCAGCTGTCTATGAGTTATTAGCAGTTCCACCAAAGACACATTTCCACTCTAGACTTCTTATGTCTTATGGTTTCTTTTAAGTAACTGTTCAACACCCCAAAACGTCCAATGTTttacagaaaagtaaaaaaattaaaaaaaaaaaaaaagaacacaaatgTGTATTGCAGAAAATCTTCTTCTTTACTACCCCAATAGTCATCTCACAACccctcagatttttttcttaccCTTTGGAGGGGGCCCTAGGTAGGGGATAATAATGtcatctataataatatatcagtcacagTGCCATACTTTTTACACTTTAAAAGTGCATTTTAATGATGATACTATTGTACTTTTAAGTTGACTATTAAATGCAGGacctttacttgtaatggagtatttctaCGTTGTTGTATTGGTACCttgacttaagtaaaggatctgaatacttcttccaccactgttgcACAGTATGAATGTGAGGGATGGATGTTGCTATATAATGAAAACGCTTTTGGCAGTTATCTTTGAAtgagttaaaaaaataagtagatACAAGATTAAAGTCCCCTCTGTAATATGATTTcatgtatttttcatatttaataaaTGGCACTAAAACGTTTTACGGCTTCTTTGCTTTACTTTCCATCAGGAGAATCGTCGGTCAGAGAGAGCTGAGATCCAGAGGGTGAGAGcggagaaggagaaggacagacagaacAGGATTACGGTAACAAACCACTGTTTAtttgtaaaatgtataaaaagctGTTCAATACAACACAGCATAAAATCTCCCCTTCAGGGCCACAACAATACAATTTGAccctgtaaacatgttttttttgtaaatatgttttattgattttcaaagaTTTTTATCCCACAAAAATAATAGATACATAACATgtataaatcaaacaaaatagaTGTCATTCATCAGATCTGTTTACAGAGTTAAGTCCAAATTCCCTTCCCTATCCCCCTCCctacccacccacccatccatagGGTCACACGTTACAGAATACATTTAGTTGCATGAAGGaaagataaacaataaaaaaaagaaaggcgAGAAAAATAATTAGGACAATAActtataaagagagaaaaataaatgaaaaaaaaagaagagaaaaagagaaaaaataagtaaacatgttttttcttgCTCCTTCATCACTCCATCCTTCTTCGTCTGTCAGGAGGAACGTCacagaaaagaggaagaggaagccaAGAGGAAGGCTGATGATGATctcaagaagaagaaagtgcTGTCTGGCATTGGAGCGAACTTTGGAGGCTTTCTGGCCAAGGTCTGCTGTTACTCTCAATAGAGATTATGATAACAGCGATGAtgaagagatgatgatgatgatacagAGGTTGACTgtggactgtgtgtgttctgtcCCAGGCAGAGACGAGGAGGGGCAAGCGTCTGACAGGCAGAGAGATCAAGAAGAAGACTCTGGGTGAGCGACGGGAGCCGCTAGATATCGACAACATGAGGGAGGATGCGCTCAAGTGAGTTTCCTCCAATTGTATTGTCAAAAACATTAGAGAACCTATTTTGCTTtatgttatatcgttttttgtacatttaaacGGTCTGAAAAGTTGCAGAGCCGAAAGTCCACACcaaggagttactctcccccacagaaacattgCTCCTGACCTGCCTGAAACGCTTTGCTTGAAGtgccgccttttcttccgtaacgtggtgatgtcaccaagtaacacatttgcatagcacctgcctagcggctagtttggtacGCCGTCAAACAaggctagttagagcggagctggagcagagtccaaagagtttggttcgtttgaccaatcacaacagtgggccagctgaccaatcagagcagactgggctttttgggagagaggggggagaggtaGGGAGGAGATtgtgcacctgaaaatgagcacaataggtcctctttaatgaaaTAAGTGTCCAAATCCTTTAAGaatgttgtctttgtgtttccaAGGCAACAGGCCCAGGAGATGTGGAACTGCATCTACCAGCTGGAGTCTGAGAAGTTTGAATATATGGAGTACATGAAGCACCAGAAATATGAGGTACTACTGCAGCAGCTTGTGACGGGCCCCAGTGCACGCTATTATGACAGGCCCCAAGTGCACGCTAGTTACTAGTTATGAAGCACACACACCAttaggtgtatatatattttaccaaCGATGCGTTGGATtttgctagtttttcctcgccaaaatttagtgctgtttgtagtgttatttagcctccttcccaacaagctagtaagTATCAAACTTTTCAGCCATTTGGATTGTTTTGATAATACATGTCCTCCTAAACATCCAGATTATTGCTCAGTAGGTCATACATACACTGTAACAATAGAATGAGTACCCATTAGTTCAataataactacagtataagtTCTTTGTAAGATCCCGAATTGTTGCCCAATACTTACGTATATGTATTGGTagttactgtactgtacaagATTACACCGTAACTCTAGAGTAATTATGCTGCATGTTGCCAAATCATTCCACAAAAATCTTGAAaactgatttacattttttttcaagatgTTTTCTTGGAATGTGGAGATTTTATAGACTTaacaattatataaatattcaaaaagtgatcatgaaaataatcagttGTAGCGACCTCTTTCACAATGATTTTAATTTCTCCCTGTTACCTCTAAATTCCTTTTGTTTGCCTCCTGCAGATCATCGTGCTGCTGAACAGAATCCAACATGCTCAGAAATTGTGAGTACTCACTTTtctataaaatatgataaactgCTGTTCTTCTGTTCTGACAATCCCCGTTACATCCTTTCTTACTTTCCTTCtcgttcctcctctctccctcttacaGCAAAAAGATTCATGGCAAAGGGAAGGTGGGCGGTCGCTGGAAGTAAAGGAGGGcaaagaagaaaacacattGATAACAAAAAGTGGAGGCAGTATAGAAATAGAGGAATCACACATTTCCTCTCCATGGTCTTCTAGTGCCAGAGCCGCTCTGTAGgccttttctgtgtgtgtgaaatatattGAATGTTTCTTGACAAGATGTATtgataataaaacaacacacactcagTTTGGAGTTGTTGTGTGGATCACAACCCCAAAATTGGTCACTGATCTGTTtttagttgcagtacaaaaatgtttttgaacaaCACTAAAAACCCTAGCTTTAGAGGCCATGATACAAAGATTACCATTTAATACCACCTCTTTGTATAGCCTCTGAATAAGGCGTGTGTGTCTGAGCCAGACTTATTCAAAAGTACAGTGCTCTTCTCTTTGCTGGTGTTGTTGAGTTGCACCCCCAAAATGAACTCTGTGCTCTACGGTTGCACAACACCCATGATGAGAGGGAAAGTGGATATGAGGCTTGTATCGTTAGCGTGGGATTTCAGGTTTATCAGAGTTAATCTCACCTCATGAAACAAGTTGAGCGTACTCTGCCATCACAGTGCCAACGATATGAAAAGATAACAGAGAGTATGGAAGAATGAGCACGATGTGTAGATTGGAACGTGACCCGTGTCTTGCAGGTGGCTCTCTGTTGTGcaatatcaataataatgtgGCTATGCAGTTAATACCCAACTTAGCAACTCTACATAGTTTACAATATGATGAAGGTAATTGACCCAAGTATTAAAGTTGGGTTTTTAGTTCTACAAATGTAACTACCATCTAGGTGGGGGAAAGCTTAAAAAAGGGGGAAGCCATGAGTCCAGAAGTTTCAGTAGATGCACTGCCACATACACATTACATACCAGTAACCAAGTTGAGTAATGCCTGCAGTGCTGTCAATAACAGTCTAAAAATGCAGTAAAGAACTCCCTCAGGTGGGTAAACGCTGTTATTGCATCCTGATGAAACTGGAAACCCATTAGTTGGGGGATTTCACACCCTAAAAATCTTCTGGGTCAAAATTGGGTACTCATCACTTGCTAAATTCGATATTCACatcattaatatagcagcaaactattatgtaaagatatagtggagtaatgtctacctgagcagagaatgaagtcactctccctctgtgtgtgttgtaatcagtgggctacctcctgtctgaaaagtgaagccaatgctgaagtgccttaaacttgcattctttctaatagccattgattgtatagaagtctttgagtcttgagtttatggtctcaatcgctagtttcaagtctttttcaatacagcatgatgctcatttagtaaattatggtcccatttagagtcaaatagaccataaaagagggtatgctttagggtgtggctagtgtttttgtcttacaacttgaaccctttcacagtgtgttttcagttcatgaaagctaattgtaatattttggtcgcctcaaaatgtcttaatcagtttggttgtatttagctccaccttctcatGGTactactggttgcaaaaaaacaagacggcgacggccaaaaacaaagatggcgactgccaaaatgtcgaactcgaggcttcaaaatggcagtccacaaaccaatgggtgactacaTCCCCTTCTTATATGCGGATGCAAGTCTGATtgaatagaagtcaatgagaaacatgaccctacttctcacttgatttattacctcagtaaacattgtaaacatgagtttatcgtctaaatcgctagtttcaagtcttcttcaacacagcatgatgttcatttagtaaattatggtcccatttagagtcaaatagaccataatacaatacaatacaatacaatacaatacaataaaacttAATTGTCCACCAGGGCGTGGctagtgtttttgtcttacaactttaaccctttcacggtgtgttttcagttcatgaaagttaattataacatttttggtcgtcTAAAAACGTCTCATTCAGTGCTCGGttttacttagctccatcctctcctgtCGCTTctgacggccaaataccaagatagtgacagccaaataccaagatggtgacgggcaaaatgccgaactcgaaacttcaaaaccgtagtccacaaaccaatgggtgacgtcacagtgactacgacCACTTCTTATTTAAAGTCTTACAGTCAGTCTTTAGGGTTCTGACCAAGTGTTGgtgtcatgttttatatttctattgGGCTATTCACCTGTGATGTTTATTTtgagtttttgtgtgtgtgtgtgtgtgtgtgtgtgttgttgttttttacttattCACCAAAAACAATATGTATGGCTATTTTGACCCAGTTTAGTGTCATTTTCTTTAACTTCTACTAATTTGATTCATTTTGTAACCTTAAATGTCCACTGCTATACATTTTGTTTGAGAAATTTTCAAGGTAACTGAATTTCAAGAAACGTTTCAACGTTCATTTAAAATCAAGTCTACAAAAGGATCAACTGTGTAAAATAACTGacaagagagtatactttcactACTACTTTTTTACTTCattggaactttttttttttttttgatgtgcTTTCAGTTTGGTTTGGGGCACACAGACTGTTTTCcttctgtcttcttctctcctgtctGTGGTAATTATATTTCCTGTAcgacccccccccacctccaacCCCCCCTTTAATTCCTGCCTCACATGTTTGGCTCTGGACTGCGTGAGACAAGGACTAAAGAGGACACACTGTTAATCCAGTCTTTCACTCA
This window harbors:
- the tnnt1 gene encoding troponin T, slow skeletal muscle isoform X2; protein product: MSDVEEEYEEQEAEEEQEPEPELQEEPAEEDGGEQYQDQEAPEEEEERPKPKPLAPQLAPPKIPEGERVDFDDIHRKRMEKDLLELHTLIDVHFDQRKKDEEELIGLKDRIENRRSERAEIQRVRAEKEKDRQNRITEERHRKEEEEAKRKADDDLKKKKVLSGIGANFGGFLAKAETRRGKRLTGREIKKKTLGERREPLDIDNMREDALKQQAQEMWNCIYQLESEKFEYMEYMKHQKYEIIVLLNRIQHAQKFKKIHGKGKVGGRWK
- the tnnt1 gene encoding troponin T, slow skeletal muscle isoform X1, which codes for MSDVEEEYEEQEAEEEQEPEPELQEEPAEEDGGEQYQEQEAPEEDQEAPEEEEERPKPKPLAPQLAPPKIPEGERVDFDDIHRKRMEKDLLELHTLIDVHFDQRKKDEEELIGLKDRIENRRSERAEIQRVRAEKEKDRQNRITEERHRKEEEEAKRKADDDLKKKKVLSGIGANFGGFLAKAETRRGKRLTGREIKKKTLGERREPLDIDNMREDALKQQAQEMWNCIYQLESEKFEYMEYMKHQKYEIIVLLNRIQHAQKFKKIHGKGKVGGRWK
- the tnnt1 gene encoding troponin T, slow skeletal muscle isoform X4 is translated as MSDVEEEYEEQEAEEEQEPEPELQEEPAEEDGGEQYQEEERPKPKPLAPQLAPPKIPEGERVDFDDIHRKRMEKDLLELHTLIDVHFDQRKKDEEELIGLKDRIENRRSERAEIQRVRAEKEKDRQNRITEERHRKEEEEAKRKADDDLKKKKVLSGIGANFGGFLAKAETRRGKRLTGREIKKKTLGERREPLDIDNMREDALKQQAQEMWNCIYQLESEKFEYMEYMKHQKYEIIVLLNRIQHAQKFKKIHGKGKVGGRWK
- the tnnt1 gene encoding troponin T, slow skeletal muscle isoform X3 — protein: MSDVEEEYEEQEAEEEQEPEPELQEEPAEEDGGEQYQEQEAPEEEEERPKPKPLAPQLAPPKIPEGERVDFDDIHRKRMEKDLLELHTLIDVHFDQRKKDEEELIGLKDRIENRRSERAEIQRVRAEKEKDRQNRITEERHRKEEEEAKRKADDDLKKKKVLSGIGANFGGFLAKAETRRGKRLTGREIKKKTLGERREPLDIDNMREDALKQQAQEMWNCIYQLESEKFEYMEYMKHQKYEIIVLLNRIQHAQKFKKIHGKGKVGGRWK